DNA from Fusobacterium perfoetens:
ATGTGCAGTTAATCAAGTGTTTATAATTCAAGACAGAGATAATGCAGAAATAGAAACAGCTTTGGAAAATATAAAATTTGTTTTAAATGAAAGTGGAATAAATATACAAAATTTAAATAATAATGCCTTGAACTCTTGGAACTTTGAATCAGAGGGAGAAAATTATACAACTGGTATAATTCCAATAATTTTACCTTTTGATGAACAAGGAGCAATAGAAACTCTCCTTATGAAAGCTATCAGTGAAAGCTCTCAGGAAGAAAAATATATAGTTGATGAAGCTAATAAATATATTAAAAGTTTTTTTATTCCTGAAGCAAAATTAAAAAGGTATTTAACACATGAAAGAGAAGTATTGAAAGCTAAATTCTCAGCAGTTATTTCAGTGACAAACCCAGATAGATCAACAGCAACTTTTAATACTTTACTGATGAGTCATTCTTGGGAAGAAAAAGAGGAAGTTAAAAAACATTTTCAGTTATTAAATAAATTACTGTAAGAATATATTTAATAAAAGGTGACATAATGATGAAAAAAATATCTTTAAAAGAACAATTAATTATACCAATATATTTAAATGAAAAAACAGTTTTAGATATGTTAGCAATAATTGAAGATGGATTTTCTATGATAAGTGAAGTAAGTTCATCTAATCAAAATAGTAATACAACTGATATGAAAATAGGTGGTGGATTATCAACAAAAGCAATTTTAGACAAATTATTAAAAATACAAGTGAATGCAAGTCTTGATAAAGAAGATAATGTAAGTAATGTATCTCAAACAAAACTTGAAAAAGTACACACTAATGTATCTTTATTATCAAAATTTCGTTCAGAGCTTATTAATAATCAGTTACTAGCATGTACTGCAGGAGAAGATTTAGATATTTCTAAAATAAATACAGGGGATTTTATTGAGATTGAAGGGGAGCTTCAAAAAAATCCTATGATTGATCTTCTAGAAAAATTTGTGGATTTATTTCGTATGAGTGATATTTTTATTAAAAAACATACAGGAAAAGTTAAAAATATGCCTTATAAAAAAGAAGATAATAGTACAGCACAGCAAATAAAACTATTTTTAGATGAATTAAAACATTCAGGAACAGTTGATTTTATTTTAGAAAATCCAAATGGGACATTAGTGTTGTCAACTCAAGAACAATATCTTTCTAATGACAATATTTCTGAAATAATTGGAGGAAAATTTAAAATTTTAGGAAAGGTAATAAAAATTTGTAAAGAGAAGGATGAAAGTATAAATTTATTGAGGAAAACATCTTTATATCTTTTGGATGAAAATAGTTTAAATGGATTTTTAGATATTTTTAATAATGCTGATATGAAACAATTTAATTTACCTGAAGTA
Protein-coding regions in this window:
- a CDS encoding DUF6414 family protein, whose amino-acid sequence is MMKKISLKEQLIIPIYLNEKTVLDMLAIIEDGFSMISEVSSSNQNSNTTDMKIGGGLSTKAILDKLLKIQVNASLDKEDNVSNVSQTKLEKVHTNVSLLSKFRSELINNQLLACTAGEDLDISKINTGDFIEIEGELQKNPMIDLLEKFVDLFRMSDIFIKKHTGKVKNMPYKKEDNSTAQQIKLFLDELKHSGTVDFILENPNGTLVLSTQEQYLSNDNISEIIGGKFKILGKVIKICKEKDESINLLRKTSLYLLDENSLNGFLDIFNNADMKQFNLPEVRFEINSPSAIVIPVAIYA